From Prosthecobacter sp., the proteins below share one genomic window:
- a CDS encoding aquaporin, with product MNKLFSELLGTFTLVFAGTGAIVINDVSGGVIGHAGIALTFGLVVMAMIYTYGDVGGAHLNPAVTLAFAAARRFAWKEVPGFVAAQIVGACLASGVLRLLFPTHTKLGATLPAGGAMQSFVLEVILTAILMLTILRVSTGAKEKGITAGIAIGGVIAMEAMFAGPISGASMNPARSLAPALISGHFEHLWIYLAAPTLGALLAVPLCLGVRDPGCCGGQCQSAADSNSQSS from the coding sequence ATGAACAAGCTATTCTCAGAACTGCTCGGCACCTTCACGCTCGTCTTTGCGGGCACCGGAGCCATCGTCATCAACGACGTGAGCGGAGGCGTGATTGGTCACGCGGGCATCGCGCTGACCTTTGGACTGGTTGTCATGGCGATGATCTACACCTATGGCGATGTCGGCGGCGCACACCTCAATCCGGCCGTCACTCTCGCGTTCGCGGCAGCGCGTCGCTTCGCGTGGAAAGAAGTTCCAGGCTTCGTTGCCGCCCAAATCGTCGGCGCATGTCTCGCCAGCGGCGTTTTGCGGCTGCTGTTTCCAACTCACACAAAACTCGGCGCCACCCTGCCTGCGGGAGGCGCGATGCAGAGTTTTGTCCTTGAAGTCATTCTGACTGCCATCCTCATGCTGACCATCCTGCGCGTTTCTACCGGCGCGAAGGAGAAGGGCATCACGGCTGGCATCGCTATTGGTGGTGTGATCGCGATGGAAGCGATGTTTGCCGGCCCGATCTCCGGCGCGTCGATGAATCCGGCCCGTTCGCTGGCTCCAGCGCTCATTTCCGGTCATTTCGAGCATCTCTGGATCTATCTCGCCGCTCCCACGCTCGGTGCCTTGCTTGCCGTGCCTTTATGCCTCGGCGTGCGTGATCCCGGCTGCTGCGGAGGCCAATGCCAGTCTGCGGCCGATTCAAACTCCCAATCCTCATGA
- the bioA gene encoding adenosylmethionine--8-amino-7-oxononanoate transaminase, translating to MFPVTDLTTLDKRHLWHPFTPMQPWCAADHVPLMLVEGSACALKDQFGNEYLDGNASIWTNIHGHNHPVINAAITEQLGKVAHTSFLGFTHEPAIRLAKELVDLVPGDKLTRAFFTDNGSTAIESAVRMALQYWKQNGRPQRDTLVAFDRAYHGDTLGAASLGGIPLFKGSGNDFGYRVITVPSLDALDLLTVDDRSRIAAVVIEPLIQGAAGMRLWPQGMLKALDAWCATQDVFLILDEVMTGFGRTGRMFACEHESVVPDFLCLAKGLTGGYLPLAVTLTSERVFEGFLGEPHEGRTFFYGHSYAGSQLGCAAALASLRIFREERVLEQLSAKIARLGELMADLPAFRQCGMIAAMTVDSPDLSLGAKVCLAARNHGLLTRPIGNTLVLMPPLCVTLEEIERMVAALRAALNEVTAPQ from the coding sequence ATGTTCCCCGTCACGGACCTGACCACCCTCGACAAACGCCACCTCTGGCACCCTTTCACGCCGATGCAGCCATGGTGTGCGGCGGATCACGTCCCGTTGATGCTGGTGGAGGGGTCCGCTTGCGCACTCAAAGACCAGTTCGGCAACGAGTACCTCGACGGCAACGCCTCCATCTGGACGAACATCCACGGTCACAACCATCCGGTGATCAACGCGGCGATCACGGAACAGCTCGGCAAAGTCGCGCACACCTCGTTTCTCGGTTTCACGCATGAACCGGCGATCCGGCTGGCGAAGGAACTCGTGGATCTGGTGCCGGGCGACAAACTGACACGCGCTTTTTTCACCGACAACGGTTCCACGGCGATCGAATCGGCGGTGCGGATGGCCTTGCAGTATTGGAAGCAGAACGGCAGGCCGCAACGCGACACGCTGGTCGCGTTTGATCGTGCCTATCATGGCGATACGCTGGGCGCGGCCAGCCTCGGCGGCATTCCGCTGTTCAAAGGCAGCGGCAACGATTTCGGCTACCGCGTCATCACCGTCCCAAGTCTTGACGCCCTTGACCTCTTGACCGTTGACGACCGTTCCCGCATCGCCGCCGTCGTCATCGAACCGCTGATCCAAGGTGCCGCCGGGATGCGTCTGTGGCCGCAAGGGATGCTGAAGGCGCTGGATGCATGGTGCGCAACGCAGGACGTGTTTTTGATCCTCGACGAGGTCATGACGGGTTTTGGCCGCACGGGCAGGATGTTCGCCTGCGAGCATGAGAGCGTCGTTCCCGATTTCCTCTGCCTCGCGAAGGGCCTGACGGGCGGTTATCTGCCTTTGGCGGTCACGTTGACCAGCGAACGTGTGTTTGAAGGCTTTCTCGGCGAGCCGCACGAGGGCCGCACGTTTTTCTACGGCCACAGCTACGCGGGCAGTCAGCTCGGTTGTGCAGCGGCGCTGGCAAGTCTGCGCATTTTCCGCGAGGAACGCGTGCTGGAACAGCTTTCGGCCAAAATCGCACGCTTGGGCGAGCTGATGGCCGATCTGCCTGCCTTCCGCCAGTGCGGCATGATCGCGGCGATGACGGTGGATTCACCGGATCTGAGCCTGGGGGCCAAAGTTTGCCTCGCCGCACGCAACCACGGCCTGCTCACACGTCCCATCGGCAACACGCTCGTGCTGATGCCGCCGTTGTGCGTCACGCTGGAGGAAATCGAGCGCATGGTGGCCGCGCTGCGGGCCGCACTGAATGAAGTTACTGCACCGCAGTGA
- the sigZ gene encoding RNA polymerase sigma factor SigZ, whose product MTLTLEDIWTRFAARLRFFIRGRVADDASAEDILQNVFVKIQQRLGTLRGVEKIEAWVHQIARNAIVDHFRAQRPTDELPDDLAQPLQDSTDEAEKAGLLAAFRRMITELPEPYREAVQLTELEGLTQQELATRLGISLSGAKSRVQRGRAMLKDMLLECCRFEFDRRGGVVECEPREKAGCVECAS is encoded by the coding sequence ATGACCCTCACGCTCGAAGACATCTGGACCCGTTTCGCCGCGCGCCTGCGCTTTTTCATCCGCGGGCGGGTGGCTGATGATGCAAGCGCGGAGGACATCCTGCAAAACGTGTTCGTAAAAATCCAGCAGCGCCTCGGCACCCTGCGCGGTGTGGAGAAGATCGAGGCATGGGTGCATCAGATCGCCCGCAATGCCATCGTCGATCACTTCCGCGCCCAGCGCCCCACCGATGAGCTGCCGGACGACCTTGCGCAGCCGCTTCAAGACAGCACCGACGAGGCGGAGAAGGCCGGACTGCTCGCCGCCTTCCGTCGCATGATCACCGAGCTGCCGGAACCGTATCGCGAGGCAGTCCAGCTCACCGAGCTGGAGGGCCTCACGCAGCAGGAACTCGCCACCCGTCTCGGCATCAGCCTCTCCGGCGCGAAATCGCGTGTGCAGCGCGGCCGAGCGATGCTGAAGGACATGCTGCTGGAATGCTGCCGCTTTGAGTTCGATCGTCGCGGCGGCGTGGTGGAATGTGAGCCACGGGAGAAAGCAGGGTGTGTGGAGTGCGCTTCTTGA
- a CDS encoding porin, whose protein sequence is MSFPCPSVTCITVLVALAALSLPCEAATLDTRTVSTAIAPTPTATLGEQLENLGRVYQDKNNPVVQEFWLLGRYHAQQHWIDGSNGRYEESLENRRLRMGFQGKFFNKLTLHAQMVSGTDLEPFYNGFTELWAQWSFNDALNLTIGQQKHRFTHDRNISSRYINYLERGMLTNMFGLDYTPAVTLSGKGGRFSYYTGLFSNATGPSMGNSFTKLNSGWSYLASLTYDLGHPAGLDAAHLNVSYLYSDFNARATNLNRFYNGFSTALILAEGPMSLVTEITSGLGGTRGAAHGINFQPGIFLTDKLQLVGRYQFAFSERETGLSAQRRYERNVGLNTGDRYHAGYLGLNYHIARHRLKIMTGAEYAKMNGQDSWMGMVAFRFFFGPHSKGPFPMAQTLDGVW, encoded by the coding sequence ATGTCGTTTCCTTGTCCTTCCGTCACTTGCATTACCGTCCTGGTGGCTCTTGCAGCCCTCTCGCTGCCATGCGAGGCCGCCACCCTTGATACGCGGACCGTCAGCACCGCAATCGCACCGACCCCGACTGCCACGCTAGGTGAGCAACTAGAGAACCTCGGGCGCGTCTATCAGGATAAGAACAACCCTGTCGTGCAGGAATTCTGGCTTCTGGGCCGCTATCACGCCCAGCAGCACTGGATCGATGGCAGTAACGGCCGGTATGAGGAGAGCCTCGAAAACCGGCGCCTGCGCATGGGGTTCCAGGGCAAATTCTTCAACAAGTTGACGCTGCACGCCCAGATGGTCAGCGGCACCGACCTTGAGCCCTTTTACAACGGCTTCACCGAGTTGTGGGCGCAATGGTCCTTCAACGATGCGCTGAACCTGACCATCGGTCAGCAAAAGCACCGCTTCACCCATGACCGCAACATCTCCAGCCGCTATATCAACTATCTAGAGCGCGGCATGCTCACGAACATGTTTGGGCTGGACTACACACCTGCGGTCACCCTCAGCGGCAAAGGCGGACGTTTTAGCTACTACACAGGCCTGTTCTCCAACGCGACCGGCCCGAGCATGGGCAATTCATTCACGAAGCTCAATTCTGGCTGGAGCTACCTCGCCTCGCTCACCTATGATCTCGGGCACCCTGCTGGCCTCGATGCTGCGCACTTGAACGTGAGCTATCTCTACAGTGACTTCAATGCCCGCGCCACGAACCTCAACCGCTTCTACAACGGTTTTTCGACCGCGCTCATCCTCGCGGAAGGCCCCATGTCCCTCGTCACTGAGATCACCTCTGGATTGGGCGGCACCCGCGGCGCGGCGCATGGCATCAATTTCCAGCCCGGTATCTTCCTCACCGACAAGCTCCAGCTCGTTGGCCGCTATCAGTTCGCCTTTTCTGAGCGAGAAACCGGCCTGAGCGCCCAGCGCCGTTACGAACGCAATGTCGGGCTCAATACCGGCGACCGCTACCATGCCGGCTATCTAGGTCTCAATTACCACATCGCCCGCCATCGCCTCAAGATCATGACCGGCGCCGAATACGCCAAAATGAACGGCCAGGACAGTTGGATGGGCATGGTGGCCTTCCGTTTCTTCTTCGGCCCGCACTCCAAAGGCCCGTTCCCCATGGCACAGACGCTTGACGGTGTCTGGTGA
- a CDS encoding arsenate reductase ArsC, with the protein MKPLVLILCTGNSCRSHLAEGILRSVAGDILEVASAGSKPAGYVHPLGIKAMAEIGIDISAHTSKHMNDFLTRDVETVITVCGNADQACPMFPGQLNRHHWPFDDPAHATGSEEEILAVFRRVRDEIKAVFTAYADGRRDEMKRRQ; encoded by the coding sequence ATGAAACCCCTGGTTCTTATTCTCTGCACCGGCAATTCCTGCCGCTCCCACCTCGCCGAAGGCATCCTGCGTTCGGTAGCTGGTGATATTCTCGAAGTCGCCAGCGCCGGGTCGAAGCCTGCGGGCTATGTGCATCCGCTCGGCATCAAGGCGATGGCGGAGATCGGCATCGACATCAGTGCGCACACGAGCAAGCACATGAACGACTTCCTCACCCGCGATGTGGAAACGGTCATCACCGTCTGCGGCAACGCGGATCAGGCCTGCCCGATGTTTCCCGGTCAGCTCAACCGCCACCACTGGCCTTTTGACGATCCCGCACACGCCACCGGCAGCGAGGAAGAAATCCTGGCCGTCTTCCGCCGCGTGCGGGATGAGATCAAAGCGGTCTTCACCGCGTATGCGGACGGAAGGCGCGATGAGATGAAGCGCCGGCAGTGA
- a CDS encoding DUF6428 family protein yields MTITDFLSQLRSHADKPVRFLLPDGGLIPAHFHITEVGHVLKRFIDCGGTRRTLETCLLQTWVHDDLDHRLMADKLAMIFDKAGDVLPHHDLPVEIEYEDGVVAQFPVESAEIIDGMLVFRCGWKHTDCLARGICLPGECCTTPEPAAKAVPATCCTPGSKCC; encoded by the coding sequence ATGACCATCACCGACTTCCTTTCTCAACTTCGCTCCCATGCTGACAAGCCCGTGCGATTCCTGCTGCCGGATGGCGGCCTGATCCCGGCGCACTTCCATATCACCGAGGTGGGGCACGTTTTGAAGCGCTTCATCGACTGCGGCGGCACGCGGCGCACGCTGGAGACCTGCCTGCTGCAAACCTGGGTGCATGACGATCTCGATCATCGGCTCATGGCGGACAAGCTGGCCATGATTTTTGACAAAGCGGGCGATGTGCTGCCGCATCACGACCTTCCCGTCGAAATCGAATACGAGGACGGCGTTGTGGCGCAGTTCCCGGTCGAAAGCGCGGAGATCATCGACGGCATGCTCGTCTTCCGCTGCGGCTGGAAGCACACCGACTGCCTCGCTCGTGGTATTTGCCTGCCCGGCGAGTGCTGCACGACTCCAGAACCCGCTGCGAAAGCCGTTCCCGCGACCTGCTGCACACCCGGCTCGAAATGCTGCTGA
- a CDS encoding DUF47 family protein translates to MISFQKIFGKTDIFYDLLEASAAQAKQSIQALNKLLSLPIDPSQNLDALIASRREDKKITQQIDEALCRTFVTELEREDIEALANVLYKIPKTVEKIAERVLICRERLGQVDFSKQMQMKQEAIEIVVTMVGELRKKLHLERIKELNARLQKVEGDADKLMLECLRVLYTTEKDAVVVIILKDLYDLMEKVVDRCRDAGNVVAHIVLKNS, encoded by the coding sequence ATGATCTCCTTCCAAAAAATCTTCGGCAAAACCGACATCTTCTACGACCTGCTCGAAGCCAGCGCGGCCCAGGCCAAGCAGAGCATCCAGGCTCTCAACAAATTGCTGAGCCTGCCCATTGATCCCTCGCAGAATCTCGACGCTCTCATCGCCTCCCGCCGCGAGGATAAAAAAATCACGCAGCAGATCGACGAGGCGTTGTGCCGCACCTTTGTCACGGAACTGGAGCGTGAGGACATCGAGGCGCTGGCCAACGTGCTCTACAAGATTCCCAAAACCGTCGAAAAGATCGCTGAGCGTGTGCTGATCTGCCGCGAGCGCCTGGGGCAGGTGGATTTCTCCAAACAGATGCAGATGAAGCAAGAGGCCATCGAGATCGTGGTGACCATGGTCGGCGAACTGCGCAAGAAGCTGCACCTGGAACGCATCAAGGAGCTCAACGCCAGGCTCCAGAAGGTCGAGGGAGATGCTGACAAGCTGATGCTGGAGTGTCTGCGCGTTCTTTACACCACCGAGAAGGATGCGGTGGTGGTCATCATCCTGAAAGACCTCTACGATTTGATGGAAAAGGTCGTGGACCGCTGCCGTGACGCTGGGAACGTCGTCGCTCACATCGTGCTGAAAAACTCCTGA
- a CDS encoding P-II family nitrogen regulator, whose translation MKKVEAIIKPFKLEDVKEALSEVGVEGMTVVEVKGFGRQKGHTEIYRGSEYTVDFLPKVKIEVVVDDSRADTVVDAIVKAANTGKIGDGKVFVSPVLDAIRIRTGERGSDAVASS comes from the coding sequence ATGAAAAAAGTCGAAGCGATCATCAAACCGTTCAAACTCGAGGATGTGAAAGAAGCCCTCTCCGAAGTCGGAGTCGAAGGCATGACCGTCGTGGAGGTCAAAGGATTTGGCCGCCAGAAGGGCCATACCGAGATCTACCGCGGCAGTGAATACACCGTCGATTTCCTCCCGAAAGTGAAGATTGAAGTCGTCGTGGACGACAGCCGTGCAGACACCGTGGTTGACGCCATCGTGAAGGCCGCGAACACCGGCAAGATCGGAGACGGCAAGGTGTTTGTCAGCCCCGTGCTCGACGCCATCCGCATCCGCACTGGCGAGCGTGGTTCCGACGCCGTGGCCAGCAGCTAA
- a CDS encoding metalloregulator ArsR/SmtB family transcription factor, with protein sequence MPKASAKTSERRATVIKALAHPSRMLIAEKLMAGEMCVCDLKELVGADMSTVSKHLTLMREAGVLNCEKRGLNIYYSLACDCLGDFLRCVDKLACGGKKTTCC encoded by the coding sequence ATGCCCAAAGCCTCCGCCAAGACCTCCGAACGCCGCGCCACTGTGATCAAGGCGCTGGCGCATCCGTCGCGGATGCTCATTGCAGAGAAGTTGATGGCCGGGGAGATGTGCGTGTGCGACCTGAAAGAGCTTGTCGGCGCGGACATGTCCACCGTTTCGAAGCACCTCACGCTCATGCGCGAGGCTGGCGTGCTGAACTGCGAGAAGCGCGGGCTGAACATCTACTACTCGCTCGCCTGCGACTGCCTCGGCGACTTCCTCCGCTGCGTGGACAAGCTCGCCTGCGGCGGCAAGAAAACCACCTGTTGCTGA
- a CDS encoding arsenite methyltransferase — MKNLQPNETIINQDRVRQNVREHYGRIAGESGCGCSPTCCTPGAGSADDFARKIGYDTTQTTDVPEGANLGLGCGNPHAIAALKPGQTVLDLGSGAGFDAFLAARAVGAEGKVIGVDMTPEMISRARANAAKTGLANVEFRLGEIENLPVADASVDVILSNCVINLSPDKARVFAESFRVLKPGGRLAISDVVALQPVPKALREDVQLHASCASGSALVSEVETMLREAGFSDIRVTPKPESSAVIQQCFPGKGLEDLFASATIEAVKPLRA, encoded by the coding sequence ATGAAAAACCTCCAACCCAACGAAACCATCATCAATCAGGACCGTGTGCGCCAGAATGTGCGCGAACATTATGGCCGTATCGCCGGTGAAAGCGGCTGCGGCTGCTCGCCGACATGCTGCACGCCCGGTGCTGGCAGTGCGGACGATTTTGCCCGCAAAATCGGCTATGACACCACGCAGACCACCGACGTGCCTGAGGGCGCGAACCTCGGCCTCGGCTGCGGCAATCCGCATGCCATCGCCGCGTTGAAGCCGGGCCAGACCGTGCTCGATCTCGGCAGCGGTGCGGGCTTTGACGCTTTCCTCGCCGCCCGTGCCGTGGGCGCGGAAGGAAAAGTCATTGGCGTGGACATGACGCCGGAGATGATCTCCAGAGCACGTGCGAACGCGGCCAAGACCGGTCTCGCGAATGTCGAGTTCCGTCTCGGCGAGATCGAAAACCTGCCCGTGGCCGATGCCAGCGTGGATGTGATCCTTTCCAACTGCGTCATCAACCTCTCGCCCGACAAGGCGCGTGTCTTCGCCGAGTCCTTCCGCGTGTTGAAGCCCGGCGGCAGGCTCGCCATCTCCGATGTCGTGGCGCTGCAACCCGTGCCGAAGGCGCTACGGGAGGACGTGCAACTCCACGCCTCCTGCGCCTCTGGTTCCGCGCTTGTCAGCGAGGTCGAGACGATGCTGCGTGAGGCCGGTTTCTCCGACATCCGCGTCACGCCGAAGCCGGAAAGCAGCGCGGTGATCCAGCAATGCTTCCCTGGAAAAGGCTTGGAGGATCTGTTTGCCTCCGCCACCATCGAAGCCGTCAAACCGCTCCGCGCATGA
- a CDS encoding inorganic phosphate transporter, translated as MTTALLLLLVVLLVVYAFEYINGFHDTANAIATVVSTKVLTPRQALLLAASMNLVGAFFGQAVAKTIHSGIVDDKVVAVTTLTVFCAMLAGIIWNLITWWFGMPSSSTHALVGGLIGASLGAAGGNWNVLIWSRVKIDKVTGKESMEGIYHKVVVPMITSPLLGLVVGFLLMGFLFWLLRNWRPHTVNRVFGRLQIVSAAGMGFGHGLADAQKTMGVIMLTLFAATQAGELNALPEWLGFLRIVDKSTAIPIWIVLTCALTMAAGTYAGGWRIIKTLGHKMVKMKPVHGFAAETTAATILVATGYLGMPVSTTHTITTSIMGVGAAKRWGSMRWPLIESIVWAWVMTIPATALLGYGLHRLITAVQ; from the coding sequence ATGACTACCGCGCTGCTCCTGCTCCTTGTCGTTCTGCTCGTGGTGTATGCCTTTGAGTACATCAACGGCTTTCACGACACGGCCAACGCCATCGCCACCGTCGTCTCCACCAAGGTGCTCACGCCGCGGCAGGCGCTGCTGTTGGCGGCCAGCATGAACCTCGTCGGGGCCTTCTTCGGCCAGGCCGTGGCCAAGACCATCCACAGTGGCATCGTGGATGACAAAGTGGTGGCGGTGACGACGCTGACGGTGTTTTGCGCCATGCTGGCCGGTATCATTTGGAATCTGATCACCTGGTGGTTTGGCATGCCTTCGAGTTCCACCCATGCGCTGGTGGGCGGATTGATCGGCGCGAGTCTGGGTGCGGCGGGCGGCAACTGGAATGTGCTGATCTGGTCGCGCGTGAAGATCGACAAAGTGACGGGCAAGGAGAGCATGGAGGGCATTTATCACAAAGTCGTGGTGCCGATGATCACCTCGCCGCTGCTGGGGCTGGTGGTGGGCTTCCTGCTCATGGGCTTCCTGTTCTGGCTGCTTCGCAACTGGCGGCCGCACACGGTGAACAGGGTGTTTGGCCGGCTGCAAATCGTCAGCGCGGCGGGCATGGGCTTTGGCCACGGCCTGGCGGATGCGCAGAAGACGATGGGCGTGATCATGCTCACGTTGTTTGCCGCCACGCAGGCGGGTGAGCTCAATGCCCTGCCGGAGTGGCTGGGTTTCCTGAGAATCGTGGACAAATCGACCGCGATCCCGATTTGGATCGTTCTGACCTGCGCTCTCACGATGGCCGCCGGCACCTACGCTGGCGGCTGGCGCATCATCAAAACCCTGGGCCACAAGATGGTCAAAATGAAGCCCGTGCATGGGTTTGCGGCCGAAACGACCGCCGCGACGATTCTTGTTGCAACCGGCTATCTGGGCATGCCGGTGAGCACCACGCACACGATCACCACCAGCATCATGGGCGTGGGTGCCGCAAAACGCTGGGGCTCCATGCGCTGGCCGCTCATCGAAAGCATTGTCTGGGCCTGGGTGATGACCATTCCCGCCACCGCCCTGCTCGGCTACGGTTTGCACCGGCTCATCACTGCGGTGCAGTAA
- a CDS encoding arylsulfatase, which translates to MKLFRALILFSSFASLRSLLRISTRFAVLAVSLCSAVIPHLSFSAQPDSAKAPTDRANLIWIMADDLGYADLGCYGQKVITTPHIDRMAAEGMRFTHFYAGATVCAPSRSVLMTGLHHGHTRVRGNSGQTNPAAQALKPGDVTVAGVLQKAGYKTALIGKWGLGNVGAAESGLPRKHGFDYFYGYLSQHHAHNHFPDYLWRNESKEPLSNIIVPVGEDGAGYATEAIHYADDLFADDALKFVSENKAQPFFLYWSMVIPHANNERGKILGDGAHVPDFGPYADKDWPKQDKGQAAMITRLDSYVGRMMAHLKTLGLAENTLIVFTSDNGPHNESKHDLERFNPNGPYTGIKRSLTDGGIRVPVLTGKEQLKHDFLYWEFHEGGFKQAALYQSRWKGIRSGGPDAPVHLFDQQNDVAELTNVAEKHPDIAEKIGTYLKTARSPLAEWEPQWKAGGKKSKK; encoded by the coding sequence ATGAAGCTTTTCCGCGCCCTCATTCTCTTTTCGTCATTTGCTTCGCTTCGCTCACTCCTTCGGATCAGCACACGCTTCGCGGTGCTGGCTGTCTCGCTTTGCTCAGCTGTCATTCCACATTTGTCATTCTCGGCGCAGCCCGACTCCGCCAAGGCTCCGACGGACAGGGCGAATCTGATCTGGATCATGGCGGACGACCTCGGTTACGCGGATCTCGGCTGCTACGGGCAGAAGGTCATCACCACGCCGCACATTGACCGCATGGCGGCTGAGGGCATGCGCTTCACGCATTTCTACGCTGGTGCCACGGTCTGCGCGCCATCGCGTTCAGTGCTCATGACAGGCCTGCATCACGGCCACACTCGCGTGCGTGGCAACTCGGGCCAGACGAACCCGGCGGCTCAGGCATTGAAGCCAGGCGATGTTACCGTGGCGGGTGTCTTGCAGAAGGCGGGCTACAAAACCGCGCTCATCGGCAAGTGGGGCCTCGGCAATGTCGGCGCGGCGGAGAGCGGCCTGCCGCGCAAGCATGGCTTCGACTACTTTTACGGCTACCTGAGCCAGCACCACGCGCACAACCACTTCCCGGACTATCTGTGGCGCAATGAGAGCAAGGAGCCGCTCTCCAACATCATCGTGCCCGTCGGCGAAGATGGCGCGGGCTATGCCACGGAGGCGATTCATTACGCGGATGATCTTTTCGCTGACGATGCGCTGAAATTCGTCAGCGAAAACAAAGCGCAGCCCTTCTTCCTCTACTGGAGCATGGTCATCCCGCATGCGAACAACGAGCGCGGCAAAATCCTCGGCGATGGGGCGCATGTGCCCGACTTCGGCCCCTACGCGGATAAAGACTGGCCGAAGCAGGACAAAGGCCAGGCTGCGATGATCACGCGCCTCGACAGCTATGTGGGCCGCATGATGGCGCATCTCAAAACGCTCGGTCTCGCGGAGAACACGCTCATCGTCTTCACCAGCGACAACGGCCCGCACAACGAGAGCAAGCATGACCTCGAGCGCTTCAATCCCAACGGCCCCTACACCGGCATCAAACGCAGCCTCACCGATGGCGGCATCCGCGTGCCCGTGCTCACGGGCAAAGAGCAGCTCAAGCATGACTTCCTTTATTGGGAGTTCCACGAAGGCGGCTTCAAGCAGGCTGCTCTTTATCAAAGCCGCTGGAAGGGCATCCGCAGTGGAGGTCCAGACGCGCCCGTGCACCTCTTTGACCAGCAAAACGATGTCGCCGAGTTAACCAACGTCGCCGAAAAGCATCCCGACATCGCTGAGAAGATCGGCACCTATCTCAAGACCGCCCGCAGCCCACTCGCTGAATGGGAACCGCAGTGGAAAGCCGGCGGCAAGAAGAGTAAAAAGTAA